The Culicoidibacter larvae sequence AAACATGCTTTTTGAATTTAATGAAGATGGTACCTTTAAATGGTATCAAGATGAATCAGTAACTAGTGACAACTATTACTATGGTAATTATACGGTTGTGAATGGTGAGGCAGCAATTCGTGCTGCAGAACAAGCAACCGGTAACAGTAATCTGGAAACACAGTTACAAGATTATGGCTTCGCTGCTGACTTTAACGACTTGTTTTTTGTCATTTTACAGCAGCAAGGGGTTATGATGGATGGTGTTGAAACCAAATATCAAACGGAAACTCAAGTTCCGCTCATCTTGCAGCTGAATGGTCCGAAAAATGAACT is a genomic window containing:
- a CDS encoding membrane lipoprotein lipid attachment site-containing protein translates to MKKTLFVLVGIALLLSGCFGNPLVSAELVGSWSTAFEGQDGAPNMLFEFNEDGTFKWYQDESVTSDNYYYGNYTVVNGEAAIRAAEQATGNSNLETQLQDYGFAADFNDLFFVILQQQGVMMDGVETKYQTETQVPLILQLNGPKNELYGVNYNTFTRYFMTKI